The following are from one region of the Capsicum annuum cultivar UCD-10X-F1 chromosome 1, UCD10Xv1.1, whole genome shotgun sequence genome:
- the LOC107867491 gene encoding PRA1 family protein B1, translating into MASPVTLPMSSPQSTANNGGAQPPIATPAFRSFISRFSSSIRQGFAQRRPWLELVDRTSFSRPDSLSEAASRVRKNFSYFRVNYVTLLVGVLSLSLLSHPFSLLVLIALLGAWFFGYLFRPSDQPVVVFGRTFSDRETLGILLVFTIIVVFLTSVGSLLISALLVGLAIVCAHGAFRVPEDLFLDDLQEPGVNAGFLSFLGGAASSAAAAAAPAVASRV; encoded by the coding sequence ATGGCTTCTCCGGTGACACTTCCGATGTCGAGTCCACAATCAACGGCCAATAACGGCGGAGCCCAGCCCCCTATTGCAACCCCCGCATTCCGTTCATTTATCTCACGTTTCTCATCATCCATCCGTCAGGGTTTCGCCCAACGCCGCCCTTGGTTAGAACTCGTCGATCGCACATCCTTCTCCCGCCCTGATAGCCTTTCCGAAGCCGCTTCACGTGTTCGCAAGAACTTCTCTTACTTCCGTGTCAATTATGTTACCTTACTAGTTGGCGTACTCTCTCTTTCGCTTCTGTCTCATCCTTTTTCTCTCCTCGTCCTCATCGCTCTTCTCGGTGCTTGGTTTTTTGGATATCTTTTTAGACCTTCAGATCAGCCTGTTGTTGTTTTTGGACGTACTTTCTCTGATCGGGAGACGCTTGGGATCTTACTCGTGTTCACCATTATTGTCGTGTTTTTAACGAGTGTTGGATCGTTGCTTATATCTGCTCTACTTGTTGGACTCGCTATTGTTTGTGCTCATGGTGCTTTTAGGGTTCCTGAAGATTTGTTCCTTGATGATCTTCAAGAGCCGGGGGTTAATGCTGGATTCCTTTCGTTCCTTGGTGGTGCTGCCTCCTCTGCTGCTGCTGCCGCTGCACCCGCTGTTGCTTCTCGTGTCTAG